One genomic segment of Bdellovibrionales bacterium includes these proteins:
- the rpmA gene encoding 50S ribosomal protein L27 — MASKKAAGSTRNGRESHSKRLGVKRFGGEFVRPGTIILRQRGTQFFLGNNVKMGRDFTIFALIEGLVKFERLSKTRSKVSVYPKAA, encoded by the coding sequence ATGGCATCGAAGAAGGCAGCGGGTAGTACTAGAAACGGTCGAGAATCGCACAGCAAGAGACTGGGTGTGAAACGATTTGGCGGTGAATTTGTTCGTCCAGGTACGATTATATTGCGCCAACGTGGAACTCAGTTTTTTCTTGGTAACAATGTGAAAATGGGTCGTGACTTTACAATTTTTGCTTTGATTGAGGGTTTGGTGAAGTTTGAACGTCTTTCCAAAACCCGCAGTAAAGTGAGTGTGTATCCCAAGGCGGCATAG
- the rplU gene encoding 50S ribosomal protein L21 has translation MYAIIRTGGKQYKVQAGDTLRVEKLERELGSEFDLSEVLVVGGEKTFVGEPIVKGAFVTVVVTRQEKAPKVIVFKKKRRQGYRRMRGHRQLYTELFVKSITTPEGQTDGVVGDKSAQVHDPAKKAAQLAKGQELRQARKESGPKGKQAKAATKKVELTSSAAVTKKKVRKKAAGKAKKIVKKAKVTKKAATKVGAKKKQAKKKS, from the coding sequence ATGTATGCGATTATTCGCACGGGCGGCAAGCAGTATAAAGTTCAAGCGGGAGACACGCTTCGTGTTGAAAAACTTGAAAGAGAATTGGGTTCAGAATTTGATCTGAGTGAGGTTTTAGTTGTCGGTGGGGAGAAGACCTTTGTCGGCGAGCCCATTGTTAAGGGTGCGTTTGTGACGGTTGTAGTCACCCGCCAAGAAAAGGCACCAAAGGTAATTGTTTTCAAAAAGAAGCGCCGCCAGGGCTATCGTCGTATGCGTGGACACCGTCAGCTGTACACTGAGCTTTTTGTGAAGTCTATTACGACCCCCGAAGGTCAAACAGATGGCGTCGTGGGTGATAAATCAGCTCAGGTCCATGATCCTGCAAAAAAAGCTGCGCAATTGGCTAAAGGTCAAGAATTGCGTCAGGCTAGAAAAGAAAGCGGCCCAAAGGGAAAACAGGCTAAGGCTGCAACAAAAAAGGTGGAATTGACGTCGTCGGCTGCCGTGACCAAAAAGAAGGTTCGAAAAAAGGCAGCTGGCAAGGCGAAAAAGATTGTAAAGAAGGCCAAAGTCACGAAAAAGGCCGCCACAAAAGTGGGTGCGAAAAAGAAGCAGGCGAAGAAAAAGTCCTAA
- a CDS encoding Rne/Rng family ribonuclease, with protein sequence MSAEILINVRPNQTRVAYVENRELVDLYVERRTSPTLVGSIYLGRVMRVLPGMQAAFVDIGLDRAAFLYVGDVQVDQAALFEESSVQEGPEKASRDSADSDSEEKKHSVNIGDLLKEGESILVQVAKDPLGTKGARITTHISLPGRHLVYMPTIVHLGISRRIEDPNERERLRRLVEGISPQGGIIIRTAGEGASEQSLLADIEYLDRIWKGIEKSYQGVKSPGLIHSEMDVELRALRDMLNEKVNKVIVDDIQAYKRVEAFVSQFMPNYKDKIVHYQTEEPLFDFYEIDLEISRSLGRKIWLKSGGYIVIDEAEALVVIDVNTGRYVGKKDLEETILKTNMEAAKEIAHQLRIRNCGGIIIVDFIDMERMAHREKLVQFFEGELKKDRARTTISPMSELGLVEMTRKRIRPSLVSTLCQSCPYCEGNGYIKKRDTVTNEIFTALERESLRGGSRTATVVHCHSEIADWAYGEDQETLEFMEKRLGHSVVFKVEPSYHIEQFEISSY encoded by the coding sequence GTGAGTGCGGAAATTTTGATCAACGTGAGGCCAAACCAAACTCGAGTGGCCTACGTCGAAAATCGTGAGCTCGTCGATTTGTATGTGGAGCGGCGGACATCGCCTACGTTGGTAGGATCTATCTATTTAGGCCGAGTGATGAGAGTTTTGCCGGGAATGCAGGCGGCCTTCGTGGATATTGGTCTCGATCGAGCCGCATTTCTCTATGTTGGAGATGTTCAGGTTGATCAGGCAGCTCTATTTGAAGAGTCCTCTGTTCAAGAGGGGCCTGAAAAGGCATCGAGGGACTCGGCAGATTCTGATTCTGAGGAAAAAAAACATAGCGTCAATATTGGAGATCTCCTAAAGGAGGGCGAATCAATATTGGTGCAGGTCGCAAAAGACCCACTTGGCACCAAAGGAGCCAGGATTACGACTCATATCTCGCTTCCGGGACGCCATCTGGTGTATATGCCAACCATCGTTCACTTGGGTATTTCTCGTCGAATTGAGGACCCTAATGAGAGAGAGCGACTGCGACGTTTGGTGGAGGGAATCAGTCCTCAAGGTGGGATAATTATAAGGACTGCGGGTGAGGGGGCTAGTGAGCAGAGTTTGCTGGCGGACATAGAATACCTCGACCGAATCTGGAAGGGGATCGAAAAATCCTATCAGGGAGTGAAATCACCGGGGCTTATCCATTCGGAAATGGACGTTGAACTGCGAGCACTTCGCGATATGCTCAATGAGAAAGTCAATAAAGTCATTGTCGATGATATCCAGGCCTACAAAAGAGTCGAGGCCTTCGTTAGTCAATTTATGCCAAACTACAAGGACAAGATCGTCCACTATCAAACCGAGGAGCCTCTTTTCGATTTTTATGAAATTGATTTGGAGATTTCCCGTTCTTTGGGCAGAAAGATTTGGCTCAAATCAGGCGGCTACATTGTTATTGATGAGGCGGAAGCCCTGGTTGTCATCGACGTCAATACAGGTCGTTATGTGGGAAAAAAGGACTTAGAAGAGACTATTTTAAAGACCAACATGGAGGCCGCAAAAGAAATTGCTCATCAACTTCGGATTCGTAATTGTGGGGGAATTATTATTGTTGATTTTATTGATATGGAGAGAATGGCTCATCGAGAAAAACTGGTTCAGTTTTTTGAGGGAGAGCTGAAGAAGGATCGCGCCCGAACGACGATTTCACCCATGTCAGAGCTAGGCCTTGTAGAAATGACTCGGAAGCGAATTAGGCCTTCCTTGGTATCCACGCTTTGTCAATCTTGTCCCTATTGCGAAGGCAATGGGTACATTAAAAAGAGGGACACGGTGACTAACGAGATATTCACGGCACTGGAACGTGAGTCGCTACGCGGAGGCTCGCGAACGGCAACTGTGGTTCACTGTCATAGTGAAATTGCAGACTGGGCCTACGGTGAGGATCAGGAAACACTTGAATTTATGGAGAAAAGACTTGGACACTCCGTTGTTTTTAAGGTCGAGCCAAGTTACCATATTGAGCAATTCGAAATTTCTTCATACTAG
- the nadD gene encoding nicotinate (nicotinamide) nucleotide adenylyltransferase, with the protein MNSKSIGVFGGTFNPFHMGHLNCAVTLVEELALDEIRIIPSYQSPDRNPIEGPSAEDRLEMAGLAIKPYAPFLILDDREIRRGGLSYTVDTIQDILSESPGTNLFLIIGSDQFEKFDHWRNFEEILELANVVVANRPGYDFPKLREDFPPGLRSKVKSFDGKIATLISGRSIEFHEIKDVDVSGSEIRRRLRAKEPLVGLVPEQVENLIVERGWYKDLHSRISDYRSFTLEVGRILNEKNAVNVVGFDLGSHHHLADFVVVSSGSNTRQTVAIADYLSKQVREKFGIWPQNIEGRSEGRWVILDYGALIVHIFYDFVRGEYRIEDLWRDKKSLDFLNPHAEFHKAKGSIPSV; encoded by the coding sequence ATGAACAGTAAATCCATTGGTGTTTTTGGGGGAACCTTTAACCCCTTTCATATGGGACATCTTAATTGTGCTGTGACTCTTGTTGAAGAACTGGCCCTCGATGAAATACGTATAATTCCTTCTTATCAGAGTCCTGATCGAAACCCAATCGAGGGACCTAGTGCTGAGGATCGATTGGAAATGGCTGGGTTGGCCATCAAGCCGTATGCGCCATTCTTGATCTTAGATGATCGCGAGATTCGTCGCGGAGGCCTCAGTTATACAGTGGATACAATTCAGGATATTTTGTCAGAGAGTCCCGGAACAAATCTTTTTTTGATCATAGGTTCTGACCAGTTTGAGAAATTTGATCATTGGCGTAATTTCGAAGAGATACTGGAGCTGGCGAATGTGGTCGTGGCGAATCGTCCCGGCTATGATTTCCCAAAATTGAGAGAGGATTTCCCGCCCGGTTTACGCAGCAAAGTAAAAAGTTTCGATGGGAAGATAGCGACTTTAATCTCTGGTCGGAGCATTGAGTTTCATGAAATTAAGGACGTTGATGTTTCAGGAAGCGAGATTCGTCGGCGTCTGCGAGCAAAAGAGCCTTTGGTGGGATTGGTGCCTGAGCAAGTTGAGAATCTTATTGTCGAAAGAGGATGGTACAAGGATCTTCATAGCCGTATCAGTGACTATCGAAGTTTTACTTTAGAAGTCGGTAGGATTTTAAATGAGAAAAATGCTGTCAACGTTGTGGGATTTGATCTTGGTTCCCACCATCACTTAGCTGATTTTGTGGTTGTTTCCTCAGGCAGCAACACCCGTCAAACCGTGGCCATAGCGGACTATTTGTCTAAACAGGTGCGCGAAAAGTTTGGCATTTGGCCACAGAATATTGAAGGCAGATCTGAGGGACGATGGGTGATTTTGGATTATGGTGCTCTCATCGTTCATATCTTTTATGATTTTGTTAGAGGCGAATATCGCATTGAAGATCTTTGGCGGGATAAAAAGTCCTTAGATTTTTTAAATCCCCATGCTGAATTTCACAAGGCGAAAGGAAGTATCCCTTCTGTATGA
- the obgE gene encoding GTPase ObgE, with translation MKFIDEVLIVVASGKGGPGCVSFRKESMIPRGGPDGGDGGDGGNVIIRVNQHLNSLLDLHHRKLLQAANGEPGLRQNMSGKRGPDLIVNVPKGTIVKDEDGKILADLGTIDDFVILEGGLGGKGNTFYKSSVNQAPSVAQKGLPGAQKLIKLELKLLADVGIIGFPNAGKSTLISAISAAKPKIADYPFTTLSPNLGVVRYGEDRSYVAADIPGLVVGAHLGHGLGTQFLRHIQRTQVFIHLVDISEMSQRDPIQDFLDINNELREYDKLHEKEDGFIPLSSRPQILALNKSDVVSEEQLSELEARFNSLGVKPMIISAATRHNLKELVYAAGSWVFKERTHEQ, from the coding sequence ATGAAATTTATAGATGAAGTATTGATCGTCGTGGCCTCTGGCAAGGGAGGGCCCGGTTGCGTGAGCTTTCGTAAGGAATCTATGATTCCTAGAGGAGGCCCAGACGGGGGAGATGGGGGAGATGGCGGAAATGTCATTATTCGAGTCAATCAGCATCTGAATAGCCTCCTTGACCTTCATCATCGTAAACTTTTACAGGCGGCCAACGGTGAGCCGGGTCTGCGTCAAAATATGAGCGGCAAACGTGGGCCAGACCTTATCGTTAATGTCCCAAAAGGCACTATTGTAAAGGACGAAGATGGCAAGATATTGGCCGATCTTGGTACCATTGATGATTTTGTCATCCTTGAAGGTGGTTTGGGGGGCAAAGGGAACACTTTCTATAAGAGTTCTGTCAATCAGGCCCCTTCAGTTGCACAAAAGGGGCTTCCAGGGGCTCAGAAATTGATTAAATTAGAACTGAAGCTTCTTGCTGATGTTGGAATTATCGGATTCCCAAATGCTGGTAAATCAACACTGATCTCTGCTATTTCTGCAGCGAAGCCAAAGATTGCTGATTACCCATTTACAACTCTTTCTCCGAACTTGGGAGTTGTCAGATATGGGGAAGACAGAAGTTATGTCGCGGCAGATATTCCGGGATTGGTCGTTGGGGCCCACCTTGGGCATGGTCTGGGAACTCAGTTTTTGCGACATATTCAGCGCACACAGGTATTCATTCATCTTGTTGATATTAGTGAAATGAGTCAGCGCGATCCGATCCAAGATTTTTTAGATATCAACAATGAGTTGAGAGAATATGACAAGCTTCATGAGAAGGAAGATGGATTCATTCCGCTCTCCTCGCGACCTCAGATTTTAGCTTTGAATAAATCGGATGTCGTCAGCGAGGAGCAATTGAGTGAGCTTGAGGCTAGATTTAATAGCCTCGGGGTCAAACCGATGATCATTTCAGCAGCGACTCGACACAACCTAAAAGAGTTGGTCTATGCAGCTGGTAGCTGGGTTTTTAAGGAGAGAACACATGAACAGTAA
- a CDS encoding 23S rRNA (pseudouridine(1915)-N(3))-methyltransferase RlmH, which translates to MKGLFLHIQTSRDLWFDEALERYLTKLNHFFSFEVKRIQSDSSSRMDRSQKVKSEDKLILSSIKATDLVLAFDEKGRTFVDSRAFSAFLVKKIEMGKPRIVFVVGGAFGLGAGLRERTSDLISLGPLTLNHHLAMIVAMEQIYRGLTIWKGIPYHND; encoded by the coding sequence ATGAAGGGTCTATTTCTCCATATTCAAACAAGCCGCGACCTCTGGTTTGATGAGGCTTTGGAGAGATATCTCACCAAACTTAATCATTTTTTTAGCTTTGAGGTGAAGAGAATTCAATCGGACTCCTCCTCTCGCATGGATCGCTCTCAAAAAGTTAAATCTGAAGACAAATTGATTCTTTCTTCCATCAAGGCGACTGATCTCGTGTTGGCATTTGACGAAAAAGGCCGCACTTTTGTTGATTCACGGGCGTTCTCTGCATTCTTAGTTAAAAAAATTGAAATGGGAAAGCCTCGCATTGTTTTTGTGGTCGGGGGGGCCTTCGGATTGGGAGCTGGTTTGCGGGAAAGGACTAGCGATTTGATTAGTTTAGGACCACTCACTCTCAACCATCATCTCGCCATGATCGTCGCTATGGAGCAAATTTATCGGGGCCTTACCATATGGAAGGGTATCCCCTATCACAATGATTAG
- a CDS encoding outer membrane lipoprotein carrier protein LolA: MRVIVLILSLISGASCMSAPAKQSVQDEMWDDIETTSPSEKVDLNAGEGSATILPRISDKKKSENKNEEPSPGIKKSAKRPKGSNYNHQQVGEKTKESRTLKTSKNSSQVAPEINDIKAVVGKYKDAQAVGMKVEKKIHLALLDETKLGKGRLWFSKGRLKVQIDKPEGSLLVVDNHTVWLESRLTDDPLSLVQVTKMKASQIRKSNALLAILFGDEAVWSKFEIVTSHRQNGNLHLELRPQPGAKLLDVTKIKIVVKESLSEIAEITYWDELENETSYKFSDVDFDVSLSAKDFKYSPPPDAEISEF; the protein is encoded by the coding sequence ATGAGAGTCATTGTATTGATTTTGAGCCTGATATCAGGGGCCTCTTGCATGAGCGCTCCTGCCAAGCAGTCTGTCCAAGATGAAATGTGGGATGATATCGAAACGACTTCGCCCTCTGAAAAAGTAGATTTAAATGCAGGAGAGGGCTCAGCTACAATTTTACCGAGGATAAGCGACAAGAAGAAGTCTGAGAATAAAAATGAAGAGCCAAGTCCAGGGATCAAAAAATCAGCTAAACGCCCAAAAGGGAGTAACTATAATCATCAACAGGTCGGAGAAAAAACGAAAGAATCCAGAACCTTGAAAACTTCTAAGAATAGCTCTCAGGTCGCGCCCGAAATCAATGATATCAAGGCCGTAGTCGGCAAGTACAAAGATGCTCAAGCAGTTGGCATGAAGGTTGAAAAGAAAATACATCTTGCTTTGTTGGATGAGACGAAGTTAGGGAAGGGGCGGCTCTGGTTTTCGAAGGGACGCCTTAAGGTGCAAATTGATAAACCGGAAGGGTCTTTGTTGGTTGTGGACAATCATACAGTTTGGCTCGAGTCGAGACTAACAGATGATCCTTTGAGTTTGGTGCAGGTGACAAAGATGAAGGCGTCACAGATCAGGAAGTCAAATGCCCTTTTGGCCATTTTGTTTGGAGACGAGGCCGTATGGAGCAAATTCGAAATTGTTACTTCTCATCGTCAAAATGGGAACTTGCACCTAGAGTTGAGGCCTCAGCCTGGGGCCAAACTCTTAGATGTAACAAAGATAAAGATAGTGGTGAAAGAATCGCTATCAGAAATTGCAGAGATCACTTATTGGGATGAATTGGAAAATGAAACCAGTTACAAGTTTAGCGATGTAGATTTTGATGTCAGCCTATCCGCTAAGGATTTTAAATATTCGCCTCCTCCGGACGCAGAAATATCTGAATTTTAA